The Elaeis guineensis isolate ETL-2024a chromosome 13, EG11, whole genome shotgun sequence genome includes a region encoding these proteins:
- the LOC105055910 gene encoding LOW QUALITY PROTEIN: probable inactive poly [ADP-ribose] polymerase SRO3 (The sequence of the model RefSeq protein was modified relative to this genomic sequence to represent the inferred CDS: inserted 1 base in 1 codon): MDSTARIVDSIGNELASLPTKKSXPSGVEICPIDASTFQRSSDNSCSSNSLIRDFKNFSRSGAPSRFLFFRDGSWTDFPRHVFDILTPGFIAGKAILDASIGYRTYIFDFLRLIQIDAATGVSNSIAWIDVNGRCFFPRMVLDGQRNIAPCRKLEIEIRIDRGSSITPSSDCNKLLKRKRDELEPLIREYSNESPETSSTASLGRPRWSGVVVVGDGDRYCKLVEKLFLDGMRRFAPDTVITSIHKCSHSSRSGNSRLKAFQTWIQMTKANRGDGSVKFGWYATSARDVAAVVSHGFGRPNGQLFGSGAYGVGIHLSPPHSPYASSLLAEEDGNGERHIILCRAIMGKSEKVEAGSLQFHPSSEEFDSGVDDLANPKWYIVWSTHMNSHILPEYVVSFKSSMHSQDPHTMMSPSKKPCLTSLSFPKLFAEMGGSLPSSRKQNLEILYNHYKAGKIRRDTFIKQLRSTVGDKTLASTIRRLRGN; this comes from the exons ATGGATTCCACGGCCAGAATCGTCGATTCCATCGGGAACGAGCTCGCCTCACTCCCAACCAAGAAAA TTCCCTCCGGCGTCGAGATCTGCCCGATTGATGCATCCACGTTCCAAAGGTCATCCGATAATTCCTGCTCCTCCAATAGTTTGATTCGAGATTTCAAGAACTTCAGCAGGAGCGGTGCTCCGTCTAGGTTCCTCTTCTTCCGGGACGGTTCATGGACTGATTTCCCTCGCCACGTGTTCGATATATTGACGCCTGGTTTCATCGCCGGAAAGGCCATTTTAGATGCTTCCATTGGTTATCGTACGTATATTTTTGACTTCCTGCGGTTGATCCAGATTGATGCGGCGACGGGAGTTTCGAATTCCATTGCCTGGATTGATGTTAATGGGCGATGCTTTTTTCCAAGAATGGTTCTTGATGGGCAGAGGAATATTGCACCCTGTAGGAAGCTAGAGATCGAAATAAGAATCGACAGGGGCTCTTCGATAACGCCGTCATCAGATTGTAATAAACTTCTTAAAAGGAAAAGGGATGAATTGGAGCCGCTAATCAGAGAGTACTCCAATGAAAGTCCTGAGACCTCCTCGACGGCGAGTTTAGGGAGGCCAAGATGGTCAGGAGTAGTCGTGGTGGGAGATGGTGATAGATATTGCAAGCTTGTGGAAAAGTTGTTTCTCGATGGAATGAGGAGATTTGCTCCGGACACGGTCATCACTTCTATCCACAAATGCTCGCATTCCAGCCGCTCGGGGAATTCGAGATTGAAAGCTTTTCAGACGTGGATACAGATGACAAAGGCCAATCGGGGCGACGGCAGTGTGAAATTTGGGTGGTATGCAACGTCGGCAAGGGACGTGGCTGCCGTCGTCTCTCACGGTTTCGGACGGCCCAACGGCCAACTGTTTGGTTCTGGTGCTTATGGTGTTGGcatccacctctctccaccacaTTCTCCATACGCAAG CTCTTTGCTGGCTGAGGAGGATGGTAATGGTGAGAGGCATATCATACTATGCCGGGCGATCATGGGAAAATCTGAGAAAGTTGAGGCAGGCTCCCTCCAGTTCCATCCTAGCAGTGAGGAGTTTGACAGCGGTGTGGATGATCTTGCGAATCCGAAATGGTATATTGTGTGGAGTACTCACATGAATTCTCACATACTTCCTGAGTATGTTGTGAGTTTCAAATCTTCAATGCATTCTCAAG ATCCACATACAATGATGAGTCCATCAAAGAAACCTTGCTTGACAAGTCTGTCCTTCCCAAAACTATTTGCAGAGATGGGAGGATCTCTTCCATCCTCAAGAAAACAAAACTTGGAGATCTTATATAATCACTACAAG GCAGGAAAGATAAGACGAGACACCTTTATTAAACAACTGAGGTCTACTGTTGGTGACAAGACACTGGCTTCCACAATCAGAAGGCTTCGAGGAAACTAA
- the LOC105055909 gene encoding uncharacterized protein isoform X1: MACFQVARPGLSPALGLRTGFWPRRLACRGVLPLRCRLQESNSDSNGEEPPESLFMKELRRRGMTPTSLLEESKRGSSYELGEKEMELKEESGRGRSTGQMNRNGVTSVEFEKGISDQRKRSMALNSEGLEGLVPRAKLLLTIGGTFFWGFWPVILITVAFFAALYFYFGPHFVHDASKMPVSPPPYVDPYTLLEDERLSQVVPRVN, from the exons ATGGCTTGCTTTCAGGTCGCCAGACCTGGCCTCTCTCCGGCCCTCGGTCTGCGAACCGGCTTCTGGCCCCGCCGCCTCGCCTGCCGCGGCGTTCTACCCCTCCGATGCCGACTCCAGGAGAGCAACAGCGACTCCAATG GGGAGGAGCCCCCGGAGTCGCTGTTCATGAAGGAGCTGAGGAGGAGAGGGATGACACCGACGTCGTTGTTGGAGGAGAGCAAAAGGGGGTCTTCGTATGAATTGGGAGAGAAGGAGATGGAGTTGAAGGAGGAGAGTGGCAGAGGGAGGAGCACGGGCCAGATGAATAGGAACGGGGTTACCTCGGTGGAGTTCGAGAAGGGGATATCGGACCAGAGGAAGCGTTCCATGGCGTTGAACAGTGAGGGCCTTGAG GGTTTGGTTCCGAGGGCAAAACTGCTTCTAACTATTGGTGGCACATTCTTTTGGGGCTTTTGGCCTGTCATTTTGATTACTGTTGCATTTTTTGCAGCACTTTACTTT TACTTTGGGCCCCATTTTGTGCATGATGCCAGCAAGATGCCAGTATCGCCACCACCGTATGTAGATCCATACACACTTCTGGAAGATGAAAGGCTATCCCAAGTGGTTCCGCGTGTGAACTGA
- the LOC105055909 gene encoding uncharacterized protein isoform X2 encodes MACFQVARPGLSPALGLRTGFWPRRLACRGVLPLRCRLQESNSDSNGEEPPESLFMKELRRRGMTPTSLLEESKRGSSYELGEKEMELKEESGRGRSTGQMNRNGVTSVEFEKGISDQRKRSMALNSEGLEVGTRHLLFLVPPPSQFFVSFHQLENKIHTKRVWFRGQNCF; translated from the exons ATGGCTTGCTTTCAGGTCGCCAGACCTGGCCTCTCTCCGGCCCTCGGTCTGCGAACCGGCTTCTGGCCCCGCCGCCTCGCCTGCCGCGGCGTTCTACCCCTCCGATGCCGACTCCAGGAGAGCAACAGCGACTCCAATG GGGAGGAGCCCCCGGAGTCGCTGTTCATGAAGGAGCTGAGGAGGAGAGGGATGACACCGACGTCGTTGTTGGAGGAGAGCAAAAGGGGGTCTTCGTATGAATTGGGAGAGAAGGAGATGGAGTTGAAGGAGGAGAGTGGCAGAGGGAGGAGCACGGGCCAGATGAATAGGAACGGGGTTACCTCGGTGGAGTTCGAGAAGGGGATATCGGACCAGAGGAAGCGTTCCATGGCGTTGAACAGTGAGGGCCTTGAGGTCGGTACTCGTCACCTCCTCTTCCTTGTCCCTCCGCCATCGCAATTTTTTGTATCCTTCCATCAATTGGAAAACAAAATTCATACGAAAAG GGTTTGGTTCCGAGGGCAAAACTGCTTCTAA